Genomic DNA from Methanosarcina sp. MTP4:
CCAGAGCCCCGGAATTCTCATTTCCTGTTTTTTACGGGCTTAAAAGAAAGTATCGTCAGAAGCAAAAGGAAAAAACAGACAAAGGAATTTGAGCGATGCAGGCCGATCTATGGGGAAGAGAACGCCGTAACAATCGACCGTACCACGAAATGGGGCAGCCCTTTGCAATAGGCAAGGACGGGACCGGGGAAGATTCGAGTATATGTAAACGTTATCAAAGGTTTTCAGAATCAATTGTTCATTGAAACATATTTATAGTTCCGAACGTAAATATTTACAATTACTTTATAACCACGAAAGATACAGAAAGCATGGAAGGACTGTGCACCTATTTCCTTATTTCTGTGTTTTCCGTGCTTTTTGTGCTTTCTGTGGCTAAACTATCACTTGAGATTGGGGGGGAATTTGGGTCATTGACTATAATTGGCAGCTCATTTGCAAATGCCTTAAATGTAAAGTATTTTCTAAGCTCACTTTATTCGAAAATAATGTAACTTTTCAGAAAAAACAATCTCAAAGTAAATAATATCAGGAGATCTGTTATGCGATTTCCCAATAGAGTTTCCGGGATTAAATTTGCAGGATTATTAGCCATTATTATTTTAGTTGTTTCGACTCCGGGGTGTATGAGTTCAGGTTCGGATAAGAACAATTCAAGCTCCAGTCCAAATGTAGAGGTGATACCTCCAGCACCTGAATCGGATAAGAGCAATTCAAGCTCCAGTCCGGATGCAGAGGTGATAGCTCCAGCACCCGAAGCAAGTATTACGTTTGTTACTACCGGTTCATCATTTTCACCAATTATCACAGTTACGGGTAATCCTGAAATTAAATGGGTATTTGGGGACGGTTCAACATCCGATTCTCCGGCTCCTACTGTAAATTTTGCTTCAAAGGGGACAAGATCAAACACTCTGGTAGTAACACCATGGAGTGCAGTAACTAAGATCAATATAGGTTATGATGGTTCGGATGGGGGAGTAACTCCAGGTCCCGGTACAATCGAAAATCTGGAACAACAGAATGTAATAGCTGTTACCGGTTTGGAAAATGTTGCACCGTACCTCCAGGTATGGGCTTCGAGTTATAATCCGATAGCTGAGCTGGATTTCAGTAACTTCACGGAACTGCATACGATTGAGTGTTTTTATTGTATATCATTGACCAGCATCAGGCTCAGTAACGTTCCATCCCTGACCAGGCTTTGCCTCGAAAGATGCAAGATTTCTTATCTTGACCTATCAGAGGCTCCTGCCCTGGCTGACCTTCGCGGAGCATCCCAGAGAAGTTCAACATATACAATAAATTGGGGCACTACAGGGGCTAATATGTGGCATGTATGTATTGGGGCTAACCCACGTATGACCGGCGCATTACCATCCGGCCAGTTCCCGGTCCTGGAAGATTATTTTGTTTGGAACGGGAATCAAAGCGGGACTCTATGCCTGGATTCCAAATATTTATACAAAGTTCGGGCATACGATAACCATTATAGTGCCGCTGATTTATCCGGGTGTTTCCCTGCTGGTAGAAGAGCTGTTGTGCAAATTTATAATAATGAACTCACAAGTCTGGATATTTCCGATGACCCCGGTTTAATTCATTTAAATGCCAGCCGTAATTCACTGGACCAAACAGCAGTAGACGGGGTACTCCAAACACTGGATTCTTATAATACTCATCATGGGTATCTGGATCTAAGCGGAAATGCCGCCCCATCAACTACAGGAATAGCCCATGCAAATAACTTAACTGCCAGGGGATGGGAGGTCCAGAGCTCATAAAAAATCCCCCACCTGCAAATTTATCCACTTAAAATTTTAAAACCAGGGTTATAAGTTTATTATTGGGTTCATGATGGGGTAGAAATGAGTGTCAGCCATGGTAAATTAAAGTATTTTCTTAAAGAAGACGCTTTCATTGTTTCAAACCATGCTCGAAGCCGCATGTTTCAAAGGAACATCTCCACTTAAAGCATAAAAGAGGTTATACTTCAGGGGCAGATTATTGAGGAATACCCTGAAGACGAGCCATGTCCATCAGCTTTTTTTTGCGTATTCTGAAGGTAGACCCTGCCATGTTGTGGTAGCAGAATGTGAAGGCCATATAAGAATAATCACGGTGTACATCCCGGAAAACAATAAACGGATAGACCACGTATTAAGGAGAGATCAAAAATGAAACCTGACAGGTGCAGTTTTTGTAAAGGTAAACTCGTCGAAGGTAAAACCGAGTTTGTGGCAAAAGTTGGAGAGCAGTTCATTGCCATTAAAGATGTTTCCGCCTATGTCTGTGAAAACTGCGGAGAAGCCTACTATACTCCGGAAGTTTCAAGAAAAATAGACGTGGTCATGAAAAAGTTCCACGAGTCCAAACTACTCTTGCATCCCGTAGCCGCCGGAGAACTGAGCTTTGACGAGATTGTTGCATAATTTTTATACCCAATCGTCATTCCTTTTTAGCCGATCGCTTTTTCTTTTCCCCGCTCGCTTCGCTCCCTCAAGAGGATTACTATAACTTTTTTTATATATTTCTCGGGCGGCTCCTCCTACCCTCCCTCCCGGCTCTTCATTTTCCGCTGATCACTTTCTAGTACTGCGATTCCAAATTATATTCATAAATAACGAGGTAGCAAAAAATTCTCTAAATAATCTCAAATTAAGATTAAAACCACGGAAGACACGGAAACACACGGAAAAAAGAACGGCCTGAAGACGGCAATTAAGGTTTCTATGGCATTTTTCAATCTGTTTGAGTGTAGCAGAATTCGGGTTTTGAAATAGTCATTTCAGTTACCCGGTAATCCACTGTCCGACGGGCCGGTTTCCGTGTCCTTCCGTACTTTTCCGTGGTTTATTCTCAAATTATGTAATCGATGTACTAGTTCCGCCGCCCTTCCCTGCCTTATTTTTCACAACAATCAGTCTTGACTCAGCTTTCGACCCCGCTTTCAAAATAAAGTTATTTTTGAGACAACTGAATAAATGTGAGTATCAAAACTACAGTTTATATTTTATAGAAACCGTAATCTTTACCCGTAGATAACATGGCTGAAGTCAAAGAAACCCTCGTCCGAAGCAAAAGGAAAAACCAGACAAAGGAACTTGAGCGCTGCAAGTCGATCTATGGGGAAGAAAACGCCGTCACAATCGACCGTACAACGAAATGGGGCAGCCCTTTTGCAATCGGCAAGGACGGGACCAGGGAAGAAGTGCTGCAAAAGCACCAGGCCTACCTGAGAAAAAAGCCGGACCTCCTGAGAGCAATCCCCGGGGAATTGTCAGGCAAGGTTCTCGTCTGCTGGTGCTGGCCTGATCCATGCCATGGGGACATCCTGGCATACCTGGCTAACAACCCGGACAAGATCGAAGAATTCAAGCAGGGGAAAAACCCGATGAAGGGGAAGGTTCAGACTACTTTTGGGAATTTTGAGTGATTAACCGTTGTTACAACCTCAATACTCCTCAATTTGTCCATGAGTTTGAAAGGGCTTCAGCTTGTTTCAGTACTAATTCAATGGCTTCCTGTGCCTTATCCGGCGGGTACTTGTAGCGTTGTAATGTACGGCGGACAAGAATGCGTAATTTAGCCCTTACACTATCGCGCACCTGCCAATCCACGGTTGTGGATTTGCGCAGTTTTTCGGTAATTTCTATGGCAATCTTTTTGAGAGTTGCATCACCCAACTCACGCACTGCACTTTCATTATTCGCCAGAGCGTCATAAAATGCCACCTCGTCCGGGTTCAGACCAAGCTCAGCATCGCGCTTCAATACCTCTTGAAACTCCTTGGCCATCTGAATAAGTTCTTCAATCACCTGGGCAGTTTCAATAGAACGGTTGTTGTACTTCCGTAAGGTTTCTTTTAAACGGTCACTGTATTTCTTTTCCTGCACCACGTTATTGCGGGTTTTTGAATATATTTCGTCTTTCAACAGTTTTTCCAGTAGCTCTACTGCCAGGTTGTGATACTTCATCTGCCGAACATCTTCCAAAAACTCATCCGACAGCAGACCAATATTAGGTTTCTCTAACCCCGCCAGATCGAACACGTCCGCTACACCTTCGGCAACCACGGCATTATCCAGAATCTGCTTGAGAACCGAATTTTTCTCTTCCTGAGTGAGCTTTTTATCGACAGAGGTGAATTTACTAATAGCGGCTTTAATGGCTGAAAAAAAGGCTATCTCAGCACGTAATTCTTTGGCTTCATCCAGAGTGCCACACAATGAATAGGCTTTGTTAATCGCCAGTACCGCATCTAAAAAGCGTTTTTTACCATCTTTAAGCTCTAAAATATGGTTTGCTGCTGGTACCAGTAGTTGGTAGGCCTGGGATTCAAAGCCGCTGTAATCAAAACCATGGAAGAGCCCACGTACCACATCCATTTTTTCCAGCAAAACCGAAAAAGCCTCTTCGGCGTATAGCGTGGGCGCGCCTCTCCCCTTGGCGTCTGTATAGGATTTCAATGCTTGCTTTAAATCATTGGCAATGCCAATGTAATCCACCACCAGACCACCGGGTTTATTCTTAAATACCCGATTTACCCGCGCAATTGCCTGCATCAGGTTGTGACCTTTCATCGGTTTGTCGATATACATAGTATGACAACAGGGCACATCAAAACCGGTGAGCCACATATCCCGCACAATCACTAGCTTGAGAGGATCATTAATATCTTTAAAACGTTTTTCCAATTTTTTCTTAGTTTTCTTATTGTAGATGTGCGGCTGTAACAATTTTCGGTCAGACGCCGAGCCGGTCATCACGATTTTAATCGTACCTTTGTCGGGGTCGGGATCATGCCAATCCGGGCGCAATTCCACTATGGCATCGTATAAATGCACGCAAATATCGCGGCTCATGGCTACAATCATGGCTTTGCCATCCATCGAGTCCGTGCGTGCTTCAAAGTGTTCCACCAGATCAGCAGCTACTTGCTGAATGCGCGGCTCAGACCCCACCAGTTTTTCTAAGCGGCTCCATTCACCTTTTGTTTTCTCGCGGTTAGACACATCTTCTTCGTCTTCCACCACTTCTTCAACTTGATCAGACAACTTTTCAATTTCGGCATGGTTTAAATCGAGCTTTGCCAAACGTGACTCGTAATAAATAGGTACTGTTGCGCCATCATCTACAGAGTCTTGAATGTCGTAAATTGAAACATAACCCCCAAATACTGATTGAGTGTCTTTGTCTTCAAGGGCAATTGGCGTACCCGTAAAACCAATAAACGAGGCATTGGGCAAGGAATCACGCATGTACTGGGAAAAACCGAATACCAGCTTTTTACCTATAACATTTTTGTCTTTATCTTTCACATTTATATAGCGGCCTTTATGACCATACTGGCTGCGGTGTGCCTCATCGGAGATAACCACAATATTGTGGCGGTCGTTTAAGATGGGATGGCCATCTTCGCCCTCCAAAGGTGAAAACTTTTGTACCGTGGTAAAAATAATGCCGCCAGATTCCCGCACAGAAAGCAGCTGACGCAACTCCTCCCGGTCGTTGACTTGCACCGGCGTTTGCTTAAATAGTTCCTGGGCGTTCGAGAATGTTTGGAACAGCTGACCATCCAGGTCATTGCGATCTGTTACCACTACTATGGTAGGGTTATTCATCTCCGGTTGCTGCAACAACTTACCGACATAACAACACATGGAAATGCTCTTACCCGAGCCCTGGGTATGCCAGACCACCCCGGCCTTTTTGCTGCCAGGCACCACCTCATCGCCAAAGCTTGCCCGCTTTTCTGCCACCCCCAGCGACTCCTGTGCAGCAATTATCGTGACTCTTACAGCTTCTCGAACCGCATGGAACTGGTGGTAACCGGCAATTTTTTTGATGATTGCTCCACCATCATTTTCAAAAAGCACAAAAAAGCGGATGTAGTCAAGCAACATCTCACGGTCGAAAAAACCCCGCACCAGGGTTTCCAGCTGCCATTCTAACAGTGGCTTATCGTCTTCGTTCTTAACAGCACGCCAGGGTGAAAAGCGTTCCTGGTTTGCCGTCAACGCGCCAACACGGGCGTTATAGCCATCACTTATAACCAGTGCTTCATTAAACACAAAAAGGTCGCTGATTTCATCTTTATAAGTTTGTAACTGATTAAACGCATCCCAGATATCGACGTTTTCATCTTTGGGACTTTTAAGTTCCAATACCGCAATAGGCAATCCATTTATAAAACAGACTATATCAGGGCGACGTGGCTGTTTTGTTCCTTGAATGGTGAACTGGTTGACCGCCAAAAACCTATTATTGGTCAGATTTTCAAAGTCAATTAAAAAAGCACGGTCAT
This window encodes:
- a CDS encoding type I restriction endonuclease subunit R, producing MNEDQLEQLCLDWFHENSWDVLYGPDIAPDSDKPERSDYHKVVLNRYLQEALERINPHLPKSSIEQAVALVLKSDSLDLKTNNHAFHRLLLEGVPIEHRKDEKTIYDRAFLIDFENLTNNRFLAVNQFTIQGTKQPRRPDIVCFINGLPIAVLELKSPKDENVDIWDAFNQLQTYKDEISDLFVFNEALVISDGYNARVGALTANQERFSPWRAVKNEDDKPLLEWQLETLVRGFFDREMLLDYIRFFVLFENDGGAIIKKIAGYHQFHAVREAVRVTIIAAQESLGVAEKRASFGDEVVPGSKKAGVVWHTQGSGKSISMCCYVGKLLQQPEMNNPTIVVVTDRNDLDGQLFQTFSNAQELFKQTPVQVNDREELRQLLSVRESGGIIFTTVQKFSPLEGEDGHPILNDRHNIVVISDEAHRSQYGHKGRYINVKDKDKNVIGKKLVFGFSQYMRDSLPNASFIGFTGTPIALEDKDTQSVFGGYVSIYDIQDSVDDGATVPIYYESRLAKLDLNHAEIEKLSDQVEEVVEDEEDVSNREKTKGEWSRLEKLVGSEPRIQQVAADLVEHFEARTDSMDGKAMIVAMSRDICVHLYDAIVELRPDWHDPDPDKGTIKIVMTGSASDRKLLQPHIYNKKTKKKLEKRFKDINDPLKLVIVRDMWLTGFDVPCCHTMYIDKPMKGHNLMQAIARVNRVFKNKPGGLVVDYIGIANDLKQALKSYTDAKGRGAPTLYAEEAFSVLLEKMDVVRGLFHGFDYSGFESQAYQLLVPAANHILELKDGKKRFLDAVLAINKAYSLCGTLDEAKELRAEIAFFSAIKAAISKFTSVDKKLTQEEKNSVLKQILDNAVVAEGVADVFDLAGLEKPNIGLLSDEFLEDVRQMKYHNLAVELLEKLLKDEIYSKTRNNVVQEKKYSDRLKETLRKYNNRSIETAQVIEELIQMAKEFQEVLKRDAELGLNPDEVAFYDALANNESAVRELGDATLKKIAIEITEKLRKSTTVDWQVRDSVRAKLRILVRRTLQRYKYPPDKAQEAIELVLKQAEALSNSWTN
- a CDS encoding DUF4326 domain-containing protein, with amino-acid sequence MAEVKETLVRSKRKNQTKELERCKSIYGEENAVTIDRTTKWGSPFAIGKDGTREEVLQKHQAYLRKKPDLLRAIPGELSGKVLVCWCWPDPCHGDILAYLANNPDKIEEFKQGKNPMKGKVQTTFGNFE
- a CDS encoding type II toxin-antitoxin system MqsA family antitoxin, whose translation is MKPDRCSFCKGKLVEGKTEFVAKVGEQFIAIKDVSAYVCENCGEAYYTPEVSRKIDVVMKKFHESKLLLHPVAAGELSFDEIVA